Proteins encoded by one window of Chryseobacterium foetidum:
- the recJ gene encoding single-stranded-DNA-specific exonuclease RecJ, translating to MSHKWIFKPEPDEEIVDGLSSSLGFGTFESKILVMRGIDNYQKAREFFKPNLNDIHNPFLMADMQKAVERIATAIENGEKIMVYGDYDVDGTTAVALMYLYLRKIVHKSYLDYYIPDRNSEGYGISTEGIDFAKENGFSLIIALDCGIKALDMIDYASGKNIDFIICDHHLPGDEIPNAVAVLDPKRADCRYPYKELSGCGVGFKLCQGLNTIYKIPEAELFELTDLLAISIAADIVAMNGENRVLAKQGLKVLRKTRNMGLRLLIPEEKLSHFEISNIVFEIAPKINAAGRISQGKAAVELMVSDNLKHAHQIVSDIMNLNDERRELDMHSTESALKQIVESQQETKYTTIVYHPEWNKGVIGIVASRLIETYYKPTLVFTDGNNGEMVASARSVSDFDVHEALDICSEYFLKFGGHHAAAGLSMEKDRFEEFKIKFEKTVAEKIKEHQKEPSITIDSVMEIDEINREFINFHRKLAPFGPHNMKPNLVLQNQKIAGYVKTMGKDNSHLKFYIRQESTGRNIECVGFKLGQYADDFRTKNFDIAFTLEENHWKGNVTHYLNIRDVKFHDSE from the coding sequence ATGAGTCATAAATGGATTTTTAAACCCGAACCCGATGAAGAAATTGTAGACGGATTGAGCTCGTCGCTTGGTTTTGGAACTTTTGAATCTAAAATCCTCGTTATGAGAGGAATTGACAATTATCAAAAGGCGAGAGAGTTTTTTAAGCCAAATCTGAACGACATCCACAACCCATTTTTGATGGCAGATATGCAAAAAGCGGTAGAACGCATTGCAACTGCAATTGAAAACGGTGAAAAAATAATGGTTTACGGAGATTACGACGTAGACGGAACCACGGCGGTTGCGCTGATGTACCTTTACCTCCGAAAAATCGTTCACAAAAGCTATCTCGATTACTATATTCCAGACAGAAATTCTGAAGGCTACGGAATCTCAACCGAAGGAATCGATTTTGCCAAAGAAAACGGTTTTTCCCTGATTATCGCTTTAGACTGCGGAATCAAGGCTTTGGATATGATTGATTATGCCTCTGGCAAAAATATCGATTTTATTATCTGTGATCATCACCTTCCGGGCGACGAAATCCCGAATGCTGTAGCTGTTTTGGATCCTAAAAGAGCAGATTGCCGTTATCCTTACAAAGAACTTTCAGGATGTGGTGTTGGGTTTAAATTATGTCAGGGTTTAAATACAATTTATAAAATTCCCGAAGCAGAACTGTTTGAACTGACCGACCTTTTAGCCATTTCTATCGCTGCAGATATCGTTGCAATGAATGGTGAAAACAGAGTTTTGGCAAAACAGGGCTTAAAGGTTCTGAGAAAAACCCGAAATATGGGCTTAAGACTTTTGATTCCCGAAGAAAAGTTATCCCATTTTGAAATTTCGAATATTGTTTTTGAAATTGCTCCGAAAATAAATGCTGCCGGCAGAATCTCACAGGGAAAGGCAGCTGTAGAATTGATGGTTTCAGACAATCTGAAGCACGCTCATCAAATCGTTTCGGATATTATGAATCTGAATGACGAAAGACGCGAACTTGATATGCACTCCACGGAATCTGCTTTGAAACAAATTGTAGAATCCCAGCAGGAAACAAAATACACGACCATTGTTTACCATCCTGAATGGAACAAGGGCGTGATCGGAATTGTAGCTTCAAGATTAATTGAGACCTATTACAAACCGACTTTGGTTTTCACAGACGGTAACAACGGCGAAATGGTAGCTTCCGCAAGGTCAGTTTCTGATTTTGATGTTCACGAAGCTTTGGATATCTGTTCGGAATATTTTCTGAAATTCGGAGGACATCACGCTGCGGCAGGACTTTCGATGGAAAAAGACCGGTTTGAAGAATTTAAAATTAAATTTGAAAAGACGGTTGCGGAAAAAATTAAGGAACACCAAAAAGAACCTTCGATCACGATAGATTCTGTAATGGAAATTGACGAGATCAACCGTGAATTTATCAACTTCCACAGAAAACTGGCTCCGTTCGGACCTCACAATATGAAACCAAATTTGGTTTTGCAAAATCAAAAAATTGCAGGTTACGTAAAAACGATGGGGAAAGACAACAGCCACCTGAAATTTTACATCAGACAGGAATCAACTGGAAGAAATATAGAATGTGTCGGCTTTAAACTTGGTCAGTACGCTGATGATTTCAGAACTAAAAACTTCGATATAGCTTTCACGCTTGAAGAAAACCACTGGAAAGGCAATGTGACGCATTATCTGAATATCAGGGATGTGAAGTTTCATGACAGTGAATAG
- a CDS encoding DUF3817 domain-containing protein, protein MEFLEQFFSKYPQEKVIRWFKQICLAEAVSWFFLFTAMIWIRMEPENVLAIIYISTIGSIHGLFFTLYLLFLPSIRKIFNWDDEDSVFALISAFFPFATIWIDKKLARFDRE, encoded by the coding sequence ATGGAATTTCTCGAACAATTCTTCTCAAAATATCCACAGGAAAAAGTGATCAGATGGTTTAAACAAATCTGTCTGGCAGAAGCCGTTTCATGGTTTTTCCTGTTCACTGCCATGATTTGGATCCGTATGGAACCGGAAAATGTTTTGGCTATTATTTACATTAGTACCATCGGAAGTATTCACGGTTTATTTTTCACTTTGTATCTTCTGTTTTTACCTTCCATCAGAAAAATTTTTAACTGGGATGATGAGGATTCTGTTTTTGCCCTCATCTCTGCATTTTTCCCTTTTGCCACCATTTGGATTGATAAAAAACTGGCAAGATTCGACAGGGAATAA
- a CDS encoding helix-turn-helix domain-containing protein — protein MKFKEYEVVTISTFYTFFILYYMVKFIEIKNKTSTEGETDPSVEIPAFSLNVADASPLREEDSRVERLQHLYNRIIILFEEEKPFQYPEFNIRTLADKVNSNTSYVSAALNKMGNKKFNQLVNEYRIEQVKILMKENVHYKFTLEHIYTNAGFSSQSTFNRIFKEHTGLTPTEYIERL, from the coding sequence TTGAAGTTTAAAGAATATGAGGTAGTAACCATATCTACATTTTATACTTTTTTTATTCTTTACTATATGGTGAAGTTTATAGAAATTAAAAATAAAACTTCAACAGAAGGTGAAACTGATCCATCTGTCGAAATTCCTGCATTTAGTCTCAATGTTGCAGATGCATCGCCACTTCGTGAGGAGGACAGTAGAGTGGAAAGACTTCAGCATCTTTATAACAGAATTATTATCTTGTTTGAAGAAGAAAAACCATTTCAATACCCAGAGTTTAATATCAGAACTCTTGCAGACAAAGTGAATTCCAATACATCATACGTCTCTGCAGCACTCAATAAAATGGGGAATAAAAAATTTAATCAACTGGTAAACGAGTATAGAATCGAGCAGGTAAAGATATTGATGAAAGAAAATGTACATTACAAATTTACACTGGAGCACATTTATACCAATGCCGGATTTTCCTCTCAGTCTACCTTCAACAGAATATTTAAGGAACATACAGGGCTTACACCCACTGAGTATATTGAACGATTATAG
- a CDS encoding M48 family metallopeptidase, with protein sequence MKKITLCLALLGAVSAVNAQKINLGKAAGVVTKGAQALTFSNADAIRLSKESVDYMDKNNPVAGPKDPYTVRLNKLFAKHKSQDGLNLNYKVYKVTDVNAFACADGSVRVFSGLMDIMTDDELLAVIGHEIGHVKNEDTKDAMKSAYLKAAAMEAASSASNAVATLSESQVGKMANAFLDASHSKKQENQADDYSYDFMKSNKYNVVGAYTAFKKLALLSEGGTAQSKFQKMFNSHPDSNKRAEAIKKKAEKDGLWKDPGTVSLPKTKLTK encoded by the coding sequence ATGAAAAAAATTACTTTATGCCTCGCACTCTTAGGCGCGGTATCTGCGGTAAATGCGCAGAAAATCAATCTCGGAAAAGCGGCTGGTGTAGTTACCAAAGGTGCTCAGGCACTGACTTTTTCCAATGCAGATGCAATCAGACTTTCCAAAGAATCGGTTGATTACATGGATAAAAACAATCCTGTTGCCGGCCCGAAAGATCCTTACACCGTGAGATTAAACAAACTATTCGCTAAGCATAAATCTCAGGACGGTTTAAACTTAAATTACAAAGTGTATAAAGTTACAGATGTCAATGCTTTTGCCTGTGCTGACGGAAGTGTGAGAGTGTTTTCAGGTTTGATGGATATTATGACTGATGATGAGTTGTTAGCGGTGATCGGTCACGAAATCGGTCATGTGAAAAATGAAGATACAAAAGATGCCATGAAATCTGCTTATCTTAAAGCAGCAGCAATGGAAGCGGCATCTTCTGCGTCAAACGCAGTCGCAACTTTAAGCGAAAGTCAGGTAGGAAAGATGGCGAACGCTTTTCTTGATGCTTCACACAGCAAAAAGCAGGAAAATCAGGCTGATGATTATTCTTATGATTTTATGAAGTCTAATAAATACAATGTTGTGGGAGCCTATACAGCATTTAAAAAATTGGCTTTGCTTTCAGAAGGCGGAACGGCTCAGTCTAAATTTCAAAAAATGTTTAATTCGCATCCCGACAGCAACAAAAGAGCAGAAGCAATTAAGAAAAAAGCTGAGAAAGACGGTCTTTGGAAAGATCCAGGAACTGTTTCATTACCGAAAACAAAACTTACTAAATAA
- a CDS encoding dimethylarginine dimethylaminohydrolase family protein: MKLNIKNETGRLRSVVLGQPKSMGAVPTLEESYDAKSYHTIEHDIYPTEEDIISEMNAFEEVLKKYGVQVFRPDIIEDYNQVFARDVAFVIDDKMIISNVIADRADEQEAYKTVFEEVAWRKIINLPETAHIEGGDVIVWNDFLFIGTCFSEDYRSYKTARTNEYAIEILKEYFPKKRIIDLELKKNDREPYKGILHLDCTFNPIGKDKCIIYKNGFVDESDYNLIIDIFGEENCFHVTDEEMFEMVPNVFSISPEVVVSDKAFTRMNNHLRDVWGMTVEEIPYREISKMGGLLRCSTMPLVRD, encoded by the coding sequence ATGAAACTAAACATCAAAAACGAAACAGGAAGGCTCAGGTCTGTAGTATTGGGACAGCCCAAATCGATGGGAGCAGTTCCTACTTTAGAAGAAAGCTACGATGCCAAATCTTACCACACGATAGAGCACGACATTTACCCAACTGAAGAAGATATCATCAGCGAAATGAACGCTTTTGAAGAGGTTCTGAAAAAATACGGTGTACAGGTTTTCCGTCCTGATATTATTGAAGATTACAATCAGGTGTTTGCCAGAGATGTTGCTTTTGTAATTGATGATAAAATGATCATTTCCAACGTCATTGCCGACAGAGCAGACGAACAGGAAGCTTACAAAACCGTTTTCGAAGAAGTAGCCTGGAGAAAAATCATCAACCTTCCCGAAACGGCTCACATCGAAGGTGGCGACGTGATCGTCTGGAACGACTTCCTCTTCATCGGAACATGTTTCAGTGAAGATTACAGAAGTTATAAAACGGCGAGAACCAACGAGTACGCTATTGAGATTCTGAAAGAATATTTTCCGAAAAAAAGAATCATCGATCTTGAACTGAAGAAAAACGATAGAGAGCCATACAAAGGTATTTTACATTTAGACTGTACCTTTAATCCGATCGGAAAAGACAAATGTATTATTTACAAAAACGGATTTGTAGATGAAAGCGATTATAATTTAATCATCGATATTTTCGGGGAAGAAAACTGTTTCCATGTTACCGATGAGGAAATGTTTGAAATGGTACCCAATGTATTCTCAATTTCTCCCGAAGTTGTGGTTTCAGATAAAGCTTTTACAAGAATGAACAATCATTTGAGAGATGTTTGGGGAATGACCGTGGAAGAAATTCCGTACAGGGAAATTTCGAAAATGGGAGGGCTTTTACGATGCTCCACGATGCCGTTGGTTAGAGATTAA
- a CDS encoding discoidin domain-containing protein translates to MQKHILFLAVLLGFSINAQQKTFCNPINIDYGYTPFEVFSKQGKHRATADPVIVNFQKKLFLFSTNQEGYWHSDNMLDWKFVKRKFLRDNKYTHDLNAPAVWAMKDTLYVYGSTWESDFPIWKSTNPTVDDWKIAVDTLKVGAWDPAFHYDEDKNKLYLYWGSSNEWPLLGTEVKVKNLQSEGFVKPILRLKPEDHGWERFGEYNDNVFLQPFVEGAWVTKYKDKYYMQYGAPATEFSGYSDGVYVSKDPLQGYEYQQHNPFSYKPGGFARGAGHGATFEDNFKNWWHISTIFISTKNNFERRLGIWPAGFDKDDVMYTNTAYGDYPTLLPQFAQGKDFSKGLFTNWMLLNYNKPVQVSSTLGGYHSNFAVDEDIKTYWSAKTGNSGEWFQTDLGEVSTVNAIQVNYADQDVEFMGKTEGKMHQYKIYGSNDGKKWKVIVDKSKNTKDVPHDYIELEKPASARFLKMENLKMPTGKFALSGFRVFGKGAGVKPAKVQNFVPLRADPKKYGERRSIWMKWQQNSDADGYVIYWGKSPDKLYGSIMVYGKNEYFFTGADRVDSYYFQIEAFNANGISERTEVVKSE, encoded by the coding sequence ATGCAAAAACACATCCTTTTTTTAGCGGTTCTATTAGGGTTTTCTATCAATGCTCAGCAAAAAACGTTTTGTAACCCGATCAATATTGATTATGGTTACACGCCTTTTGAAGTTTTTTCAAAACAGGGAAAACACCGCGCCACGGCCGATCCGGTGATCGTTAATTTTCAGAAAAAACTGTTTCTTTTTTCTACAAATCAGGAAGGCTATTGGCACAGCGACAATATGCTCGACTGGAAATTCGTGAAAAGAAAATTCCTCAGAGACAACAAATACACGCACGATCTGAATGCTCCAGCAGTCTGGGCAATGAAAGATACTTTATACGTTTACGGCTCAACATGGGAATCTGATTTCCCGATTTGGAAATCTACCAATCCAACCGTAGACGACTGGAAAATTGCTGTCGATACTTTGAAAGTTGGTGCGTGGGATCCTGCTTTCCATTATGATGAAGATAAAAACAAACTCTATCTCTATTGGGGCTCAAGCAACGAATGGCCACTTTTGGGAACAGAAGTAAAAGTAAAAAATCTGCAGTCTGAAGGTTTTGTAAAACCTATTTTAAGACTCAAGCCTGAAGATCACGGTTGGGAAAGATTCGGGGAATACAATGATAATGTTTTCCTGCAGCCTTTTGTGGAAGGGGCTTGGGTGACGAAGTATAAAGACAAATATTACATGCAGTACGGAGCTCCGGCAACAGAATTCAGCGGATATTCTGACGGAGTTTATGTTTCTAAAGACCCATTGCAGGGGTATGAATACCAACAGCACAATCCGTTTTCTTACAAGCCTGGCGGTTTTGCGAGAGGAGCGGGGCACGGTGCGACGTTTGAGGATAACTTTAAAAACTGGTGGCACATTTCAACGATTTTTATTTCCACTAAAAACAATTTTGAAAGACGTCTGGGAATCTGGCCTGCAGGTTTTGACAAAGATGATGTGATGTACACGAATACCGCTTACGGTGACTACCCGACTTTACTTCCGCAATTCGCACAGGGAAAAGATTTTTCAAAAGGACTGTTCACGAATTGGATGTTGCTGAATTACAATAAACCTGTTCAGGTTTCTTCAACTTTAGGTGGCTACCATTCAAATTTTGCGGTAGATGAAGACATTAAAACCTATTGGAGTGCCAAAACAGGAAATTCCGGAGAATGGTTTCAGACGGATTTAGGTGAAGTTTCAACGGTCAATGCAATTCAGGTCAATTATGCGGATCAGGATGTGGAGTTCATGGGAAAGACCGAAGGCAAAATGCATCAGTATAAAATCTACGGTTCCAATGACGGTAAAAAATGGAAAGTGATTGTCGATAAAAGCAAAAATACCAAAGACGTTCCTCACGATTATATCGAACTGGAAAAACCGGCGTCAGCAAGATTTTTAAAAATGGAAAACCTGAAAATGCCGACAGGAAAATTTGCCTTAAGCGGTTTCAGAGTATTCGGGAAAGGTGCGGGAGTAAAGCCTGCGAAAGTTCAGAATTTTGTTCCGTTAAGAGCTGATCCGAAAAAGTATGGCGAAAGAAGAAGCATCTGGATGAAATGGCAACAGAATTCAGACGCCGATGGTTACGTGATTTATTGGGGGAAATCTCCAGATAAACTCTATGGAAGCATTATGGTGTATGGCAAAAACGAATATTTCTTCACCGGAGCCGACAGGGTAGATTCTTATTATTTCCAGATTGAAGCGTTCAATGCAAATGGTATTTCGGAAAGAACGGAGGTGGTGAAGTCTGAATGA
- the ctlX gene encoding citrulline utilization hydrolase CtlX — MQTTDTVLMIEPIAFGYNAETAENNYFQVEQKGADIQSKALAEFKIFVEKLKSKGINVISIKDTLDPHTPDSIFPNNWVSFHKDGKVVLYPMFAANRRVERREDIIESIKNQGFEVTEIDDWSLPEFQGHYLEGTGSMIFDHDKKIAYGSVSLRLDENLFREFCAKYNFTPVVFHSFQTVGEERLPIYHTNVMMCVADQFVVICLDCIDDEAERNKVAETIKNSGKEIIEISEAQMQQFAGNMLQVQNVDGEKFLVMSQTAYQSLNAEQVSNIEKYCEIIYSDLNTIEVNGGGSARCMLAEVFLPKK, encoded by the coding sequence ATGCAGACAACAGATACAGTATTAATGATAGAGCCGATTGCATTCGGTTACAACGCAGAAACGGCAGAAAACAACTACTTTCAGGTAGAGCAGAAAGGTGCAGATATTCAGTCTAAAGCTTTGGCAGAATTCAAAATTTTTGTTGAAAAACTGAAAAGCAAAGGCATCAATGTTATATCCATTAAAGATACCTTGGACCCACACACGCCGGATTCTATTTTCCCCAACAATTGGGTAAGCTTTCATAAAGACGGAAAAGTGGTTTTATATCCAATGTTCGCTGCGAACAGAAGAGTGGAACGTCGTGAAGATATCATCGAAAGCATCAAAAATCAAGGTTTTGAAGTCACAGAAATTGATGATTGGTCTTTGCCGGAATTTCAGGGACATTACCTGGAGGGTACGGGAAGTATGATTTTCGATCACGATAAAAAGATCGCGTACGGCTCGGTTTCTTTAAGATTAGATGAAAATTTATTCAGAGAATTCTGCGCTAAATATAATTTTACGCCTGTCGTTTTTCATTCTTTTCAAACAGTGGGCGAAGAGAGACTTCCGATATATCACACCAACGTCATGATGTGTGTGGCAGATCAGTTTGTGGTGATTTGCCTCGACTGTATCGATGATGAAGCTGAAAGAAATAAAGTGGCTGAAACCATTAAAAATTCAGGAAAAGAAATCATTGAAATATCTGAAGCGCAGATGCAGCAGTTCGCAGGAAATATGCTTCAGGTTCAGAATGTAGATGGTGAAAAGTTTCTGGTGATGAGCCAAACCGCTTATCAGTCATTAAATGCTGAACAGGTTTCAAATATTGAAAAATATTGTGAGATTATCTATTCAGATTTAAATACTATTGAAGTGAACGGTGGCGGAAGCGCAAGATGTATGCTTGCTGAGGTTTTCCTTCCGAAAAAATAA
- a CDS encoding TonB-dependent receptor domain-containing protein, with translation MKTSILIAAIFFSGLSFAQQKKTDSTKTKDIEGVVLTKQVFKKQSDRFVYDVAASPVTKGNTTFDLLRQTPLLSTTDDKTLKIAGKNNALIYINGRKSNMDAESLAQFLKNTPAENIQKIEVITMPGSEFQVESSDGIINIVLKKKMSDGLNGNMRMSNSQNKYNGSSASFSANYRKDKLGISANLYGGENIQAQDYVLKNGTSLLQNESVGSVDDPNQYIGGYLNFDYQLNDKSNLALSWNTNATKSYGSSVNLLNTLRTFDTGGSLLDTKYNKSDNLENARNYNNSVNLNYELKTDSLGSKLNLNAAYLNFRRFQNSDNRTLVPAADGSFTQLRQQVLQDIPQVINNFSAMADYIQKFKKDLTVSVGGNFNKTKTDNDTKNFFYFYDTSGNFNNLRPDLNHFIYDENIYGFYLTAEKKFSDKFSGKIGTRHEITKSMGTSEIPDKPMQVFERDYNNLLPYLSFNYAINDKNNVSYSFSSRMRRPSFWELNPVKNILTEDNYTQNNPFVKASTTYNQELTYMYKNSYFLILNHSLFKDVITQVPLQRNIERDGKTYRQLAYIRTNFGDKQEMSAMLGMQKTFFKKALTTNFNIGIQHNINDGMLSTDPTTGIVFDTYINKNKSSSLIIQTNNTLALDKKKTWFLGINYFYVDKQQIELGMLKDLMSLDLSLKKNWNDWTFALNVTDVLRTNVVEIEDYQANGNYNYVKNDQFRRGGTLSITYNFGNQKVKKVRDIEGASDAIKSRTR, from the coding sequence ATGAAAACCTCAATTTTAATCGCAGCAATATTTTTTTCAGGATTAAGTTTTGCACAGCAGAAAAAGACAGATTCTACCAAAACCAAAGACATTGAAGGGGTAGTTCTTACCAAACAGGTTTTTAAAAAGCAGTCAGACCGTTTTGTGTACGACGTTGCCGCATCGCCGGTTACTAAAGGAAATACCACTTTCGACCTTTTGAGACAAACCCCTCTCCTTTCTACAACTGATGACAAAACCCTGAAGATTGCCGGAAAAAATAACGCCCTCATCTACATCAACGGCAGAAAATCAAATATGGACGCAGAGTCTCTGGCTCAGTTTCTTAAGAATACGCCAGCGGAAAACATCCAGAAAATTGAAGTAATCACGATGCCGGGAAGTGAGTTTCAGGTAGAATCTTCAGACGGAATCATCAACATTGTTTTGAAAAAGAAAATGAGCGACGGCCTGAACGGAAACATGAGAATGTCTAACTCTCAGAACAAATACAACGGAAGCTCTGCAAGTTTCTCAGCCAACTACAGAAAGGATAAACTGGGAATCAGTGCGAATCTTTATGGTGGTGAAAATATTCAGGCTCAGGATTATGTTTTGAAAAACGGTACATCACTTTTGCAGAATGAATCGGTGGGATCTGTAGACGATCCTAACCAATACATCGGTGGATATTTAAATTTTGATTATCAGCTGAACGATAAAAGCAACCTCGCACTGTCATGGAATACCAATGCCACAAAAAGCTACGGTTCTTCTGTAAATCTTCTCAACACACTGAGAACTTTTGACACAGGCGGATCTCTTCTCGACACCAAATACAACAAATCAGACAATCTGGAAAATGCCAGAAACTACAACAATTCTGTGAACCTGAATTACGAACTTAAAACAGATTCTCTGGGCAGCAAACTCAACCTCAACGCGGCTTACCTGAATTTCAGAAGATTTCAGAATTCAGATAACAGGACATTGGTACCCGCAGCTGACGGCAGCTTTACCCAGCTCAGACAGCAGGTTTTACAGGATATTCCGCAGGTCATCAATAATTTTTCGGCAATGGCAGATTATATTCAGAAGTTTAAAAAAGATCTTACTGTTTCCGTTGGGGGAAATTTTAACAAAACGAAAACCGACAACGATACCAAAAACTTTTTCTATTTCTATGACACTTCAGGTAATTTCAATAATCTGAGACCAGACCTCAACCATTTTATTTACGATGAGAATATTTATGGTTTTTACCTTACTGCCGAGAAAAAGTTTTCAGATAAATTTTCAGGAAAAATCGGTACAAGACATGAAATCACCAAAAGCATGGGAACTTCTGAAATTCCTGATAAGCCGATGCAGGTTTTTGAGCGTGATTACAACAATCTCCTTCCTTATTTGAGTTTCAATTATGCCATAAATGATAAAAATAATGTTTCCTACTCATTTTCCAGCCGGATGAGAAGACCAAGCTTCTGGGAACTGAATCCTGTAAAAAATATACTTACAGAAGACAACTACACACAGAACAATCCGTTTGTAAAAGCTTCAACAACGTACAATCAGGAACTGACGTATATGTACAAAAACTCTTATTTCCTGATTTTGAATCACTCCCTTTTCAAAGATGTGATCACGCAGGTTCCTTTGCAGAGAAATATTGAAAGAGATGGAAAGACCTATCGCCAGCTTGCGTACATCAGAACCAATTTTGGTGACAAACAGGAAATGTCTGCCATGCTCGGAATGCAGAAAACGTTTTTCAAAAAAGCCCTGACGACCAATTTTAACATCGGTATTCAGCACAACATCAACGACGGAATGCTGAGCACAGATCCGACTACAGGAATTGTTTTTGACACGTACATTAATAAAAACAAATCGTCAAGCCTAATCATCCAGACCAACAACACACTGGCATTAGACAAAAAGAAAACATGGTTTCTGGGTATAAATTATTTCTACGTAGACAAACAGCAAATTGAGCTCGGAATGCTGAAAGACCTGATGAGTTTGGACCTGAGCCTTAAGAAAAACTGGAATGACTGGACTTTTGCTTTAAACGTAACCGATGTTCTCAGAACCAATGTTGTTGAAATTGAAGACTATCAGGCGAACGGAAATTACAACTATGTGAAAAACGACCAGTTCAGAAGAGGAGGAACGCTGAGCATCACTTATAATTTCGGAAACCAGAAGGTAAAGAAAGTAAGAGACATCGAAGGTGCGTCTGATGCCATCAAAAGCAGAACAAGATAA
- the nadD gene encoding nicotinate (nicotinamide) nucleotide adenylyltransferase, whose amino-acid sequence MKKIGLFFGSFNPIHIGHLILANYILENSDMDELWFVVSPQNPFKDKKSLLKDHNRLDMVEMAIKNYPKMRASNVEFSLPTPSYTIDTLTYLKEKHAEYSFSLIMGEDNLKSLHKWKNYENLIKNHHIIVYPRVFEGDKKDSEYLQHENISMIEAPVIELSATEIRNMIKNGKNVRPMLPPEVFEYLDGSSFYKS is encoded by the coding sequence ATGAAAAAAATCGGTCTCTTTTTCGGATCTTTTAATCCCATTCATATTGGGCATTTGATTTTGGCAAATTATATTCTGGAAAATTCGGATATGGATGAGCTTTGGTTTGTCGTTAGTCCGCAGAATCCATTTAAAGATAAAAAATCGCTTTTAAAAGACCACAACCGTTTGGATATGGTCGAAATGGCGATAAAAAACTATCCAAAAATGCGGGCATCCAACGTGGAATTTTCTCTGCCAACGCCGAGTTACACCATTGATACTTTAACGTATTTGAAAGAAAAGCACGCCGAATACTCTTTTAGTTTAATCATGGGCGAAGACAATCTGAAAAGCCTTCACAAATGGAAAAACTACGAAAATTTAATTAAAAATCATCACATCATCGTCTATCCGAGAGTTTTTGAAGGCGACAAAAAAGATTCCGAATACCTTCAGCACGAAAATATTTCGATGATTGAAGCTCCTGTTATTGAATTGTCTGCCACAGAGATCAGAAACATGATCAAGAATGGAAAAAACGTAAGGCCGATGCTTCCGCCGGAGGTTTTTGAGTATTTGGATGGAAGTAGTTTCTATAAAAGTTAG